The genome window GTCTATCTTTGCCTTTTCTTTGTACAGTACTACAACCGTCTTTCCTTCGAGTTCGAAAAGAAAATGGGTCGGGCCCGTAGAGAGGAATCCGCACGGCTTCTCATAGAGGCGGCTCAAGAATGCGGCTATGCTACTTTCCAAGGGATACGCAATTCCTGGGAGTGGGGAGAGATCGTGCAGCCCATGATAGAAAAGAAGGAAGACCAAATAATGGGTTTCACGGCAGTGGCTGTGGCCTTTGGTTGGGGAGACCTGGAAGTAAAGGAGCTGGTGCCAGAGCAAAAGCTGGTGATCCGGGTCAATGATTCTTACGAGGCCTCGGGCTACCTGCAAGAGTACGGTCAGGCCGATTCAGGAAAATGTTACATGCTAAGAGGGGTGACTGCCGCTTTCATGGATCTTCTTTACGGAGACCAATATCCAGAAGGGTGTTTTTCTTTCTTGGCAGAGGAATCCTTCTGCAGGGCCAAGGGAGATCCTTACTGTGAGTTCATTGCGAGAAAAAACCCTGGACTTGGTCCTCCATAACAGGGCCAAACTTCAAGCCCAGGAGTGTTGGGAGTCCTTGGACTGCTCCAAGGTGCTTTGCCCAGCCCATGGAAAAAAAGGAGTCACCTGCTGGCTTATCCCTGAGACCCATTGTACAAACTACATTGTGGAGGATTTCCTCCAGAAGCTTTCCACCTGCCTGACCTGCCCTTTTTTCAGAAGCAAGGGAGAGACCGACCCCTGGGGGTGGCACCACTTTGTTGCTGAGCAGGTACGGCGTTACAACTTCAAGGCCCTGGAACAGATCTATCAAAAAGAAGAGAGCTTCGTAGAGATCCTAAATAGAATCCCTGACGGGCTTTTCACCACTGACCGAGAGTGGCGGATCACCTATTTCAACCCTGCTGCCGAAAAAATCACCGGTTTCACCGCTTTCGATGCTGTGGGGATGTATTGCAAGGATGTTTTCAAAAACACCATCTGCGAGTCCGACTGCGCCCTCAAAAGAGCGGTCGCCCAGGGCCAGGATATTCATAACAGGGAATATGTGATAACCAACATCCAGGGTGAAAAGGTCCCCATCATGTGCTCCACTTCTGTTTTCAGGGATAAAGAGGGAAGAATCACCGGAGGCATAGAGATCTTCAAAGATATGAGCGAATTCAAGAGGTTGCAGGAGGAGGTGGTAAGAAGAGAGAGGAAATACAGGAGGATCTTTGAGGGAAGCCACGACATGATCTACACCACCAACCTAAGCGGTCGAATCCTGGATGTGAATCAGGCTGGAGTCCAGATGTTGGGTTACCACAGCAAGGAGGAGATGCTTCGCGTGGGCTCGGCCAGGAGGCTTTACAGAAGACCCAGGGATCGGGACAGGTTCGTGCAGCTAATGGAAGCTGAAGGGTATGTGAAGGATTTCGGAGTAGATTTCAAGAAAAAGGACGGAACTCCCATCCACGTGCTCATATCCAGTCGCAGGTACGAGGACCCTGAAACCGGTGAAGTCCAGTTCGAAGGGATCATCAAGGACATTACCCACCGCAAGCAGGTGGAGGATGCCCTGAGGGAAAGGAACAGGGAGCTGTCCATCATAGCCACCATTGCCTTTGCGCTGAACCTTACCATGGACATGGATCATGTGTTGAAGATCATTTTGTCCAATGTTCTGAAGCTTCTGAAATTAAAAAGAGGGGCCATCTTTCTCATAGACTGGTCCAAGAAGACAGCTAAACCCCATGCTGTCTTCGGGCTGCCATCCCAGCAGCCTGTCCCTTCGGAAGCTTTGATCTTCAAGGATGAGTTGCTCAAGAAAGCCCTCCTGGAGGACAAGAATTCCTTGACCCCCAGCCCCAGCTTTCCTCCCTTCAAGGTGAGCTACGGTGCAGAGAGTGGAGAGAGACTGCCTTGGTTGACCTGCTACCTGATAACCTCCAAAGGAACTGCCCTGGGCTTTATAGGCTTGGATGTCCCAGAATCCAGAGTTCTGAGTCCTCACGAAGTGACTCTCTTGAGCTATCTTTGCAATTTCCTTGGGGGGGCTTTGGAAAACAGTCAGCTTATGGAAACCATCCGAAGACACCGTCAGGAGCTACGCAGGCTGACCGAAAGGCTTTTTCAGACTCAGGAAGAGGAGCGTAGGCGCATAGCAAGGGAGCTTCATGACGAAGCAGGTCAGGCCCTCACCGCAGTGAAACTTAGCCTGGACAGCCTGGAGCAAGCCCTCGGCAAAGAAGACGGCCTCATCAGGGAGAGGATGGAGGAGATCCGTTACATGCTCACCCGCACGACATCAGAGATCAGGAGGCTTTCCTACCGCCTTCATCCCACGCTTCTGAGCGACCTGGGCTTAGAGCCTGCCTTGGAGCTGTATTTGAAAGAAATGGCCAAACGTTCCAAACTGGAAATAGAGTTCAAGATGGTGGGCTTTGACCGCAGATTGCCGCCTGAGATGGAAACTGTTCTGTACAGATTCAGCCAGGAGGCCTTGACCAACACCATCAAACACGCCAGGGCTGCTCGATTTCGTCTGTCTATCATCAAGAGCTACCCCAAGATCATTTTTCAGGCCGAAGACGATGGCTGCGGTTTTGACGGAAAGATCTCAGGAACTAACAAGAAGAACCTGGGTTTGTTGGGGATGAGGGAGAGGGCTTCTCTTCTGGGTGGAGTCTTTCATCTCAGAACAACTCCAGGGCTTGGCACCCGTATACGCATAGAGATTCCTTACGAGGAGAGCCATGGGAGCAGGAGAGCCGATCAGGATCCTCTTGGCGGATGATCACACCATAGTGCGCCAGGGATTGGCCCGCCTCTTGGAGGACCAGCCAGGATTCAGGGTCGTTGGAGAGGCTGAAAACGGCAAAGTGGCTGTGGAAAAAGCCCTGGCCCTCAAGCCTGATGTGATCATAATGGATATTGCCAT of bacterium contains these proteins:
- a CDS encoding 4-vinyl reductase, with protein sequence MAIDGHKIVQAVMEGSRIRDAKGIIPIFGVYLCLFFVQYYNRLSFEFEKKMGRARREESARLLIEAAQECGYATFQGIRNSWEWGEIVQPMIEKKEDQIMGFTAVAVAFGWGDLEVKELVPEQKLVIRVNDSYEASGYLQEYGQADSGKCYMLRGVTAAFMDLLYGDQYPEGCFSFLAEESFCRAKGDPYCEFIARKNPGLGPP
- a CDS encoding PAS domain S-box protein; the encoded protein is MSSLREKTLDLVLHNRAKLQAQECWESLDCSKVLCPAHGKKGVTCWLIPETHCTNYIVEDFLQKLSTCLTCPFFRSKGETDPWGWHHFVAEQVRRYNFKALEQIYQKEESFVEILNRIPDGLFTTDREWRITYFNPAAEKITGFTAFDAVGMYCKDVFKNTICESDCALKRAVAQGQDIHNREYVITNIQGEKVPIMCSTSVFRDKEGRITGGIEIFKDMSEFKRLQEEVVRRERKYRRIFEGSHDMIYTTNLSGRILDVNQAGVQMLGYHSKEEMLRVGSARRLYRRPRDRDRFVQLMEAEGYVKDFGVDFKKKDGTPIHVLISSRRYEDPETGEVQFEGIIKDITHRKQVEDALRERNRELSIIATIAFALNLTMDMDHVLKIILSNVLKLLKLKRGAIFLIDWSKKTAKPHAVFGLPSQQPVPSEALIFKDELLKKALLEDKNSLTPSPSFPPFKVSYGAESGERLPWLTCYLITSKGTALGFIGLDVPESRVLSPHEVTLLSYLCNFLGGALENSQLMETIRRHRQELRRLTERLFQTQEEERRRIARELHDEAGQALTAVKLSLDSLEQALGKEDGLIRERMEEIRYMLTRTTSEIRRLSYRLHPTLLSDLGLEPALELYLKEMAKRSKLEIEFKMVGFDRRLPPEMETVLYRFSQEALTNTIKHARAARFRLSIIKSYPKIIFQAEDDGCGFDGKISGTNKKNLGLLGMRERASLLGGVFHLRTTPGLGTRIRIEIPYEESHGSRRADQDPLGG